Proteins from one Cryptomeria japonica chromosome 4, Sugi_1.0, whole genome shotgun sequence genomic window:
- the LOC131058368 gene encoding xyloglucan endotransglucosylase protein 1 isoform X2, with product MQIKLVAGNSAGTVTAYHLSSQGDKHDEIDFEFLGNLSGDPYIMHTNVFSQGKGNREQQFYLWFSVDGTPVRVFKNSEDLGVAYPKNQAMRLYSSLWNADDWATRGGAVKIDWTKSPFVASYGNFKAQTCSASSDCSVNSWYAAEALESSEQQKLQWVRKNYMIYDYCTDSKRFPQGFPHQILSFFGFFPNKLYLYPTQVNIYIFK from the exons ATGCAAATCAAGTTGGTGGCTGGTAACTCGGCCGGCACTGTCACTGCTTACCAT CTGTCATCACAAGGGGATAAGCACGACGAGATAGACTTCGAGTTCCTGGGAAATCTGTCTGGAGATCCCTACATTATGCACACTAATGTTTTCTCTCAAGGCAAGGGCAATCGGGAGCAGCAATTCTACCTCTG GTTTTCTGTGGATGGAACACCGGTGAGAGTGTTCAAGAACAGCGAGGATTTAGGAGTGGCATATCCGAAGAATCAAGCGATGAGATTATATTCTAGCCTGTGGAACGCAGACGATTGGGCAACCAGAGGCGGTGCAGTGAAGATCGACTGGACCAAATCCCCCTTTGTCGCCTCTTATGGAAATTTCAAAGCACAAACATGCTCTGCCTCTTCTGATTGCTCTGTTAATTCATGGTACGCTGCAGAAGCGTTGGAATCGAGTGAGCAGCAGAAACTTCAATGGGTGCGCAAGAACTATATGATTTACGATTATTGTACAGACAGTAAAAGGTTTCCTCAGGGCTTTCCTCATCAAATTCTTTCATTCTTTGGTTTTTTCCCAAATAAGCTATACTTGTATCCCACCcaagtaaatatatatatttttaaatga
- the LOC131058368 gene encoding xyloglucan endotransglucosylase protein 1 isoform X1 → MQIKLVAGNSAGTVTAYHLSSQGDKHDEIDFEFLGNLSGDPYIMHTNVFSQGKGNREQQFYLWFDPTADFHTYSLLWNPQQIMFSVDGTPVRVFKNSEDLGVAYPKNQAMRLYSSLWNADDWATRGGAVKIDWTKSPFVASYGNFKAQTCSASSDCSVNSWYAAEALESSEQQKLQWVRKNYMIYDYCTDSKRFPQGFPHQILSFFGFFPNKLYLYPTQVNIYIFK, encoded by the exons ATGCAAATCAAGTTGGTGGCTGGTAACTCGGCCGGCACTGTCACTGCTTACCAT CTGTCATCACAAGGGGATAAGCACGACGAGATAGACTTCGAGTTCCTGGGAAATCTGTCTGGAGATCCCTACATTATGCACACTAATGTTTTCTCTCAAGGCAAGGGCAATCGGGAGCAGCAATTCTACCTCTGGTTCGACCCCACAGCAGACTTCCACACTTACTCTCTGCTCTGGAATCCCCAGCAAATTAT GTTTTCTGTGGATGGAACACCGGTGAGAGTGTTCAAGAACAGCGAGGATTTAGGAGTGGCATATCCGAAGAATCAAGCGATGAGATTATATTCTAGCCTGTGGAACGCAGACGATTGGGCAACCAGAGGCGGTGCAGTGAAGATCGACTGGACCAAATCCCCCTTTGTCGCCTCTTATGGAAATTTCAAAGCACAAACATGCTCTGCCTCTTCTGATTGCTCTGTTAATTCATGGTACGCTGCAGAAGCGTTGGAATCGAGTGAGCAGCAGAAACTTCAATGGGTGCGCAAGAACTATATGATTTACGATTATTGTACAGACAGTAAAAGGTTTCCTCAGGGCTTTCCTCATCAAATTCTTTCATTCTTTGGTTTTTTCCCAAATAAGCTATACTTGTATCCCACCcaagtaaatatatatatttttaaatga